Proteins encoded within one genomic window of Scomber japonicus isolate fScoJap1 chromosome 16, fScoJap1.pri, whole genome shotgun sequence:
- the mnat1 gene encoding CDK-activating kinase assembly factor MAT1 yields MDDQGCPRCKTTKYRNPSLKLMVNVCGHTLCENCVEMLFVRGSGNCVQCDTPLRKSNFRVQLFEDPTVDKEVDIRKKVLKIYNKRDFDFPSLRDYNDYLEEVEDIVYNLTNNIEVEDTKQRMEQYQRENRDLIQKNKAKLTREQEELEELLLLEQQGNEQRRLDLLQEEQRQLQAKRKSKQALLDELEQSQLPATILLAQHKVRAAQLETQIEQQKQAVKPTTLFSTGINLRQTVSLQAVPKIQEALYHYQPLQVDTYGPAVPELEQLGRLGYLNHVRAAMPQDTAGGYSSALACHRAVQDAFSGLFLWKG; encoded by the exons ATGGACGACCAAGGGTGTCCGAGATGCAAAACCACGAAATACAGAAACCCGTCCCTGAAGCTGATGGTGAACGTCTGCGGACACACGCT ATGTGAGAACTGCGTGGAGATGCTGTTTGTCCGCGGCTCGGGCAACTGCGTCCAGTGTGACACGCCTCTGAGGAAGAGCAACTTCCGCGTGCAGCTCTTCGAAGACCCCACTGTAGATAAAGAGGTGGATATTCGCAAGAAGGTGCTGAAGAT ATACAACAAGAGAGATTTTGACTTCCCGAGCCTGAGAGACTACAACGACTATCTGGAAGAAGTGGAGGATATAG TGTATAACCTGACAAACAACATCGAGGTGGAAGACACCAAACAGAGGATGGAGCAGTACCAGAGGGAGAACCGAGATCTCATCCAGAAGAATAAGGCTAAGCTT ACACGAGAGCAGGAGGAGTTGGAGGAGCTGCTGTTGCTGGAGCAGCAGGGCAATGAGCAGCGGAGGCTGGATTTgctgcaggaggagcagaggcAGCTACAGGCCAAGAGGAAGAGCAAGCAGGCTCTGCTGGATGAACTG GAGCAGTCTCAACTTCCGGCCACCATCTTGCTTGCCCAACATAAGGTCCGTGCTGCCCAGCTGGAGACACAGATAGAGCAACAGAAGCAGGCGGTCAAACCTACCACCCTGTTTTCAACTGGAATCAACCTG cgTCAGACCGTATCTCTACAGGCTGTGCCCAAGATACAGGAAGCACTTTACCACTACCAGCCCCTTCAAGTTGACACCTATGGACCTGCGGTGCCTGAATTAGAGCAGCTGGGCAGACTtgg GTATTTGAACCATGTGCGGGCTGCCATGCCTCAGGACACAGCTGGAGGATACAGCTCAGCTTTGGCGTGTCATCGAGCCGTCCAGGATGCTTTCAGTGGGCTGTTCCTCTGGAAAGGTTGA